A part of Macrobrachium rosenbergii isolate ZJJX-2024 chromosome 33, ASM4041242v1, whole genome shotgun sequence genomic DNA contains:
- the LOC136855852 gene encoding probable 4-coumarate--CoA ligase 3: MRPSLNLLKSLARRWPLKDHPTKAFSSAAFSTQASRNVIKENFEVVSPFPSVGPGEKDICSLILESARKWSHLTAVECGITGISYTYGELLDRSLRWGSHLQSQGIGKGDTVAIFMPNCPSYAIAYVGTMASGASFTLVNSTFTANEVSYQLVDSRSKVIIVHPLMEGIVMKAISGLQNPPKVYVAGPSSSGNPNFLEISEDNNVPFVDFKEFARNDICCLQYSSGTTGLPKGAIFTHGGVGDQNPMVHQPHFYANRRTTEENQEVIVGLLPFFHAYGLYILLNSSLTYGCKMVTLPQFTPETFIATHKKHKVRVYHLVPPILQFLAAHPMVKPEDLTHMRVAMCAAAPCPKEIAHALKAKAPNPVFFQEGYGMSETMFINFTPLTGPEKIGSCGPLLPNVKAKIVDNNTGKVLGPGEDGELCVKSPSLMLGYHERPEATAEIFTEDRWVRTGDTARYDEDGYFYIVDRIKELIKVKGSQVSPSELENVLLQHPGIADAGVVGVDDIRAGELPRAYVVKRIPELTEDEVISYLDDKVAPYKRLGGGVRFVEQLPKNTTGKLLRRDLKQWAARN; this comes from the exons ATGCGGCCTTCACTGAACTTGCTAAAGAGCTTGGCCAGGAGGTGGCCATTGAAAGACCACCCTACGAAGGCCTTCAGTTCAGCTGCATTCTCAACACAGGCATCCAG GAATGTGATCAAGGAAAATTTTGAGGTTGTGTCACCTTTCCCATCTGTCGGGCCTGGTGAAAAGGACATTTGCTCCCTGATCCTTGAGTCTGCAAGAAAGTGGTCTCATCTTACGGCCGTG GAGTGTGGAATAACAGGAATATCCTACACCTACGGGGAGCTCCTCGACAGATCGCTCCGCTGGGGATCACATCTCCAGAGCCAGGGAATCGGCAAGGGAGACACCGTTGCCATATTCATGCCAAACTGCCCTTCTTATGCCATTGCCTATGTGGGGACCATGGCGTCCGGAGCCTCGTTCACGCTGGTTAACTCGACATTCACTGCAA ATGAGGTCAGTTACCAACTGGTAGACAGCAGATCCAAGGTTATCATAGTCCATCCACTCATGGAAGGAATTGTCATGAAAGCAATTTCTGGCCTACAAAACCCTCCTAAGGTCTACGTCGCCGGACCTTCTTCTTCTGGTAACCCGAATTTCCTGGAAATCTCTGAGGACAACAATGTACCCTTTGTTGATTTCAAAGAG TTTGCGAGAAATGACATCTGCTGTCTGCAGTACTCGAGTGGAACTACAGGCCTCCCTAAAGGAGCCATTTTCACACACGGAGGCGTTGGGGATCAAAATCCTATGGTGCATCAACCTCACTTCTATGCCAACAGAAGAACTACTG AGGAAAACCAAGAGGTCATAGTAGGACTCCTGCCCTTCTTCCACGCATACGGACTGTACATCCTGTTGAATTCCAGCCTTACGTACGGATGCAAAATGGTGACGCTCCCCCAGTTCACACCGGAAACCTTCATCGCTACGCACAAAAAACACAAG GTTAGAGTTTACCACTTGGTACCTCCAATACTGCAGTTCTTGGCTGCTCACCCGATGGTCAAACCTGAAGACCTGACACACATGAGGGTCGCGATGTGCGCTGCTGCGCCCTGTCCTAAGGAGATTGCCCACGCTTTGAAGGCAAAAGCACCAAACCCTGTATTCTTCCAGGAAG GATATGGAATGTCGGAAACCATGTTCATTAACTTCACACCGCTGACAGGACCAGAAAAGATAGGGTCATGTGGGCCTCTTCTACCTAACGTTAAAGCGAAGATTGTAGACAATAACACAGGAAAGGTGCTTGGACCAGGGGAAGATGGTGAACTTTGCGTTAAATCCCCATCA TTAATGCTGGGATACCACGAACGACCTGAAGCCACAGCTGAAATATTTACCGAAGACAGGTGGGTGAGGACAGGTGATACTGCCAGGTATGACGAGGATGGCTACTTTTACATCGTGGACCGTATCAAGGAACTCATCAAGGTTAAGGGGTCACAG GTGTCCCCCTCAGAACTGGAGAATGTTCTCCTGCAGCATCCTGGCATAGCTGATGCCGGCGTTGTTGGAGTAGATGACATACGTGCTGGAGAACTTCCAAGGGCTTACGTGGTCAAAAGAATCCCTGAACTAACAGAGGACGAAGTTATCAGTTACTTAGATGACAAAGTGGCCCCATACAAGCGGCTGGGAGGTGGAGTCAGGTTCGTCGAACAATTACCAAAAAACACAACGGGAAAATTGCTCCGGAGAGACCTCAAACAATGGGCTGCTCGAAACTAG
- the SdhC gene encoding succinate dehydrogenase cytochrome b560 subunit, mitochondrial, translating into MALILRIASRGCSFAHTKPISLQGPFATQWMRVSTTSSCLALKPQSAEDFWAKNKRLRRPVSPHLTIYKPQITSMLSLTHRATGIALSIVMSGFSIGMLALPNSYPFYLDLIQSMQFGGFIIFGAKFALALPFIYHLNNGIRHLVWDLGYGFTLRTLYKTGYFVMILSVLMAGGVAAL; encoded by the exons ATGGCCCTCATATTAAG AATTGCGAGTAGAGGGTGCTCGTTTGCTCACACGAAGCCAATATCTCTGCAGGGACCTTTTGCTACACAATG GATGAGAGTCAGCACAACGTCGTCCTGCCTGGCCCTGAAGCCGCAGTCAGCGGAAGACTTTTGGGCCAAAAATAAACGTCTGCGCCGCCCTGTTTCGCCTCACCTGACCATCTATAAACCTCAGATTACGTCAATGTTATCGTTGACCCACAGAGCAACTGGCATTGCTCTGTCCATCGTCATGTCAGGATTCAGTATCG GTATGCTGGCTCTTCCAAATTCATACCCGTTCTATTTGGATTTGATCCAGTCCATGCAGTTTGGTGGATTCATAATTTTCGGAGCTAAATTTGCCTTAGCCCTGCCGTTCATATACCATTTAAACAATGGCATTCGGCATTTG GTTTGGGACCTGGGCTACGGATTCACCCTACGAACGCTGTACAAGACCGGTTACTTTGTCATGATCCTGTCGGTGCTAATGGCAGGAGGTGTGGCAGCTTTGTAA